Below is a genomic region from Marinitoga sp. 38H-ov.
CAAATTAACCCAATTAGTTTTAACTGTCTTTCCAATTCTACTAATATTTCAACATCACGAAAAATATATTCTAAAAATTTTTCAATATCAGTTTTATAGTAATTATATCCTTTTATTTCTGTTTTCCCACTAATATTATGATGTTTAGCTATAATGTCTAATTTATATGATGAAGGTTTATCTAACACATATCTTCTATATAATTCAAGATAATCTATAAGATTAACTCCAGGAATTGAATTATAATATCTCCCATCAATTTGAAATGATTTATGCTTTAGATTAGGTATTGCAGACATGTTTATTCTGTATTTATTAGATCTTTCTATAATATATGGAATGTCAAAACCGTTTGAATACCAACCTGTAATTATATCTGGTTGATCCTTTTTTATTAGTTCAGAAAAATATTTTAAAAGCTCTTTTTCAGAATTAAAAATAAAAATATTAAAATTTTTATTTTTAATATTTATATCAAGATTTTTATTATAAACTATTAAAGCAATAAATTCTTTTTTGAATGTATCATAAAATGTAATAGAAATAATGTTTTCATTATAATTTTCAATATTTTCCGAATCAACCTCTATATCTAAAAACCAAATTTTTTTATCATCAGGATTTTCTGAAATATTTTTATTAAAAATATTCATAATGTCTTTTCCGTAGACATTAATATTCTTTTTTTCCATATCTTCTATAATTCTTTTTAACTTATAATATGGAACATCAAGCGTTGTGTTTATTAATCTTTTGCCATATATATCCTTCCAATCAAAATCAACCTCTATATAATCTTTTATTCTGTTTTTTAACAGAATTTTTTCTACTTTTATTATTTCATTTTCTTCAAATATTAGGTTAAAGTATTTTTTTTCTTTTTTTAAAGGGGTATTTATACCTTCTTTAAAATAGAATTCTTTAGTATTTGGATTTTGCCAGATGGAAGTAATCATTTCTTCAACTCCTGTATGGTATAATATAATTATATATTAAGAAAGAGGTGATGATATGGAATTAATTAAATATGATTCTTTGGATAGAATACCAAATATAAATTTTGATGGTAGAAAATTATTTTCATCAAAAAAAATCGAACTGGTATTAATTAGTTTGGAACCAGGGGAATTTGTGAAAAAACATTCTACGCCATTTGATGCAATATTTTTTATTTCAAAGGGAAAAGGTATAGTTGAATTTGAAAATGAAGATCTATCCGTAAATGAAAATGATATGGTATTTTGTGATAAAAATTTAGAACATGGTTTAATAAATAATTCTAATGATAAGTTTAATGTTTTAGTTATAAAAATATTAGAATAGGTGGAATAATGATTGAATTATTAAAAAATAACGAATTTTGTGTTTTGGATACCGAAACAACAGGACTTAATCCTCAAAATGGGGATAGAATTATAGAAATAGCTATTTATGATATTATAACTGAAAAAAATGATTATTATGTTAAAGGGAAATTTGTCACATATGTTAATCCTGAAAGAGAAATACCTTATTTTATTACTAAAATGACAGGAATAACTGATTTTCATGTATTAGGGGCTCCACGTTTTTTTGAAATAGCAGACAATTTATTAAAATTTTTAAACAATAAAATTCTTGTGATACAAAATGTGGGGTTTGATATGAAGTTTTTAAATAATGAATTAAGGTTATGTGGATATGATTCATTAAAAAACAAAACAGTTGATACTGTATTATTATCTAGAAAAATTTTCAGAACTGAAAGAAGGCATAATCTAGATTCAATTGCTGAAAGACTAAATATAAGAAAGAAAGTTAATAGGCATTCTGCTGAAGGTGATGTTATAATTACAACTGAGGCTTTTGTTAAAATGAGAAATATAATAATAAACAGCTGAAAAAATTCAGCTGTTTATTATATTTTTAATATATTCTTTAAAAGTTATTTCTAACATATTTTTTGGAACAGTTTTTATTATTTTTCCATTAATAAATATTGCACCACCTGTTTTAGTTCCTGCAATCCCTATATCTGCATGTTTTGATTCTCCAGGGCCGTTTACTACACAGCCCATTACAGCAATATTAATATCTTTGTCTATTCCTTTGGTCCATTCTTTTACTTTTTTAGCTAACTCTTCAACATTTATTTCTGTTCTTGCACAAGTTGGACATGCAATAATTCTGGATCCTTTTTTAAAGCCTAATAAAGTTAATAATTTTTTTGCGACAATCACTTCTTGAATAGGGTCGCCAGCTATTGAAATTCTCATAGTATCTCCTATGTTGTTTAACAACAATGTTCCTAATCCTGCTGAAGATAATATCAAAGCATCTTCGTATATACCTGCTTCGGTAATTCCAATATGTAATGGATATGGCACTTTTTCTGAAATGTATTTATTTGCAAGAAAATTTTCTTTTGCATCAGAAGATTTTATTGATATAACGATATCTTCAAAACCTAATGCCTCAATTATTCTTACTTCTTGAAGTGCGCTTTCTGCTAAAGCTTGATATCTCACCATACTGTTGTTTTCAAATTCTTTTTTTATTGATCCAGAATTTGCACCAACACGTATAGGAATATTGTATTCTTTTGCTGCTTTAACTACTTCTTTTACTTTCCATGATTCTCCGATATTTCCTGGATTAATTCTGACCTTTGCAGCTCCGGATTTTATTGCTTCAATAGCAACTCTGTAATCAAAATGGATATCAGCAACTATTGGAACAGTAGAATTTTTACATATTTCTTTAAACGAAGGTATATCGTCTAATGTTCTTACTGATACTCTAACTATATCGGCGCCTGCATTTGAAAGATTAATAATTTGTTTTATTGTTCTTTCTGTATCTAAAGTATCAGTATTTGTCATACTTTGTATAGACAATGGATTATTTCCACCTATTGGAACCTCTCCTACATATACAACTTTTTTAGAAAACATATAATCACCTCAAAAATCTTAAAATATCATTATATGTAAAGTAAATAAATAATCCCATTAATAATAAGAAGCCTATTGTATGTATTGTAGCTTCAACTTTAGGATCAGTTCTTTTACCTGTTATCATTTCATATATTGAAAATATAATTCTTCCGCCATCTAATGCAGGTATTGGTAATAAGTTAACTATTCCTAAGTTTAAAGTAATTAAAGCAATTAAGGATATTAAAGCTTCAGGACCAGCTTTTGCCGCTTTTCCTACTACTCCTGCAATACCGACTGGACCTAAAACTTCTGTGGTTTTTGCTTTTCCAGTAAATAATTGTCCAATAGAATCAACCATAGCTTTTAATAATGTATTAGCCCATTGAATTGAAACTGTTATTACTTCAAATCCTTTAGGTTTCCATTTGCCAAAAGCATATTTTAATATTGATGGTTCTTGTAAAATATTTAAAAATTCAGATTTATCAATAATAATATTTTTTTCATTACCATTTCTTAATATTTTTATATCTAATTTATCTGATTTAATTCCAGAAGAAAATTCTTTGATTTTATTATTTGAAATAGTAATCATTTTATCTTCAGGTTTCATTGAAAT
It encodes:
- the ispG gene encoding flavodoxin-dependent (E)-4-hydroxy-3-methylbut-2-enyl-diphosphate synthase yields the protein MFSKKVVYVGEVPIGGNNPLSIQSMTNTDTLDTERTIKQIINLSNAGADIVRVSVRTLDDIPSFKEICKNSTVPIVADIHFDYRVAIEAIKSGAAKVRINPGNIGESWKVKEVVKAAKEYNIPIRVGANSGSIKKEFENNSMVRYQALAESALQEVRIIEALGFEDIVISIKSSDAKENFLANKYISEKVPYPLHIGITEAGIYEDALILSSAGLGTLLLNNIGDTMRISIAGDPIQEVIVAKKLLTLLGFKKGSRIIACPTCARTEINVEELAKKVKEWTKGIDKDINIAVMGCVVNGPGESKHADIGIAGTKTGGAIFINGKIIKTVPKNMLEITFKEYIKNIINS
- a CDS encoding cupin domain-containing protein — its product is MELIKYDSLDRIPNINFDGRKLFSSKKIELVLISLEPGEFVKKHSTPFDAIFFISKGKGIVEFENEDLSVNENDMVFCDKNLEHGLINNSNDKFNVLVIKILE
- a CDS encoding 3'-5' exonuclease — protein: MIELLKNNEFCVLDTETTGLNPQNGDRIIEIAIYDIITEKNDYYVKGKFVTYVNPEREIPYFITKMTGITDFHVLGAPRFFEIADNLLKFLNNKILVIQNVGFDMKFLNNELRLCGYDSLKNKTVDTVLLSRKIFRTERRHNLDSIAERLNIRKKVNRHSAEGDVIITTEAFVKMRNIIINS